In Polaribacter sp. L3A8, a genomic segment contains:
- the ybeY gene encoding rRNA maturation RNase YbeY has translation MVTFNYETEFELKDENLLEYWIDTVVSKEGFSLGELNYIFCDDEYLHKLNVEFLQHDTLTDVISFDNTLGKLISGDIYISVERVADNATDFEVSFINELHRVMIHGVLHYMGLKDKTEEEKKVMRNAEDEALSLFK, from the coding sequence ATGGTTACTTTTAATTACGAAACTGAATTTGAATTAAAAGATGAAAATCTTTTAGAATATTGGATCGATACTGTGGTATCAAAAGAAGGCTTTAGTCTTGGAGAATTAAACTATATTTTCTGTGATGATGAGTACCTTCATAAGTTAAATGTAGAATTTTTACAACATGATACCTTAACAGATGTTATTAGTTTTGATAATACGTTAGGTAAATTGATTAGTGGAGATATTTATATTTCTGTAGAAAGAGTTGCCGATAATGCTACTGATTTTGAAGTTTCTTTTATCAATGAATTACATAGAGTAATGATTCATGGAGTTTTGCATTACATGGGTTTAAAAGATAAAACAGAAGAAGAAAAAAAAGTAATGAGAAATGCTGAAGATGAGGCACTTTCTCTGTTTAAATAA
- a CDS encoding head GIN domain-containing protein — MKKIVFIFTLMFSFILVGQSTITKTLGDYTELKVYNGIELELIKSSDQKLEITGEKSEMVKIKNVNNTLKLSLPFSLKPENNAADGKILIKLYSNKDITILDANEGATITGKNFNQDKLEVNAQERALINLTTKVNYLTVKTSSGGIVKLSGTAKNQEIDVDLYGIYNGFNMKTSGNSNVFAGTGAKAEILAGQTLSAKVSFGGSIFYKGDPEVVKDKKVIGGIIQKRN, encoded by the coding sequence ATGAAAAAAATAGTATTTATATTCACGTTAATGTTCAGTTTTATATTAGTTGGACAATCGACTATTACTAAAACTTTAGGAGACTATACCGAACTAAAAGTTTATAATGGTATAGAGTTAGAGTTGATAAAATCTTCTGATCAAAAATTAGAAATTACTGGAGAAAAATCTGAAATGGTAAAAATTAAGAATGTAAATAACACTTTAAAATTATCATTACCTTTTTCTTTAAAACCAGAAAATAACGCTGCAGATGGTAAAATTCTAATTAAACTTTATTCTAATAAAGATATTACTATCTTAGATGCTAATGAAGGTGCTACGATAACTGGTAAAAATTTTAATCAAGATAAATTAGAAGTAAATGCACAAGAAAGAGCTTTAATTAATTTAACAACAAAAGTTAATTATCTTACAGTTAAAACCTCTTCTGGAGGTATTGTAAAACTTTCTGGTACAGCAAAGAACCAAGAAATAGATGTAGATTTATATGGTATTTATAATGGGTTTAATATGAAAACATCTGGTAATTCTAATGTTTTTGCAGGTACAGGAGCCAAGGCAGAAATTTTAGCAGGACAAACTTTAAGTGCTAAGGTAAGTTTTGGAGGATCTATATTTTACAAAGGAGATCCAGAAGTAGTTAAAGATAAAAAAGTAATTGGTGGTATTATTCAAAAAAGGAATTAA
- the rnr gene encoding ribonuclease R: MTKKKKKIYKKKGNVVKDLTRNIFKVLKEDSEKTYNHKQISAKLKISDTDGKTQIIKKLAELTATKQIKEVERGKFQINVDKKYSIGTLDVTSTGNGYFVTDDYEDDIFIPNINLGKGLHNDTVKAYVYKRRSGKKYEADVVEIVERAKTEFVGVLQKNKNKNFGFVVPDSNKMYADIFVSESKMNGAVDGDKVQATLIDWPKNSKNPFGKITTVLGKPGDHNTEMHSILLEYGLPFEFEPEVEKEAEGLSIEITKEEISKRRDMRKDLTFTIDPKDAKDFDDALSFTKLENGNYEIGIHIADVSHYLEPKTILDDEAYKRATSVYLVDRVVPMLPEMLSNGVCSLRPNEEKLTFSAVFELNEKAQIVGEWFGRTVTYSDQRFAYEEAQSIIENVKLSDDVQPYVMPVDISIIDKEYTVTPEIVEATLKLDELAKILRKKRMKQGAISFDRVEVKFNLDEEANPVGVFFKESKDANKLIEEFMLLANRKVAEFIGFSKGKATNKTFIYRVHDEPDVEKLASLENMVRKFGYKINTDTKKATSDSLNQLLSDVHGKAESNMIETLTIRTMSKAVYTTKNIGHYGLAFDYYSHFTSPIRRYPDVMTHRLLQHYLDGGDTPKADKYEEKCKHSSNREELASKAERSSIKYMQVKYMQDHKDEEFDGVITGVTEWGIYVEITSNKCEGMVRIKDIKSDHYIFDEKQYAIVGQSTKKMYQLGDDVKVRVKHTDLERKHLDFALIEK, encoded by the coding sequence ATGACAAAAAAGAAGAAAAAAATATATAAAAAGAAAGGTAATGTTGTAAAAGACTTAACCAGAAATATATTTAAAGTATTAAAAGAAGACAGCGAAAAAACTTATAACCATAAGCAAATCTCTGCAAAATTAAAAATTTCTGATACAGATGGGAAAACCCAAATAATAAAGAAATTAGCAGAATTAACTGCAACAAAACAAATAAAAGAAGTAGAAAGAGGCAAGTTTCAAATTAATGTTGACAAAAAATATTCTATTGGTACGTTAGATGTAACATCTACTGGAAATGGATATTTTGTTACTGATGATTATGAAGATGATATTTTTATTCCGAATATAAATTTGGGTAAAGGTTTACATAATGATACTGTAAAAGCATATGTTTATAAAAGACGTAGCGGAAAGAAATATGAAGCAGACGTTGTAGAAATTGTAGAACGTGCAAAAACAGAATTTGTAGGAGTTTTACAAAAGAACAAAAACAAAAATTTTGGTTTTGTAGTGCCAGATAGTAACAAAATGTATGCAGATATATTTGTTTCTGAAAGTAAAATGAATGGGGCAGTAGATGGAGATAAAGTACAAGCTACGTTGATAGATTGGCCTAAAAATTCTAAAAATCCTTTTGGTAAAATCACTACAGTTCTTGGTAAACCAGGAGATCATAATACAGAAATGCATTCTATTTTATTAGAATATGGTTTGCCTTTTGAGTTTGAACCAGAGGTAGAAAAAGAAGCAGAAGGTTTATCTATAGAAATTACAAAAGAAGAAATTTCTAAGCGTAGAGATATGCGTAAAGATTTAACTTTTACCATAGATCCTAAAGATGCAAAAGATTTTGATGATGCATTATCATTTACAAAATTAGAAAACGGGAATTATGAAATAGGAATTCATATTGCAGATGTTTCGCATTATTTAGAACCTAAAACTATTTTAGATGATGAAGCTTATAAAAGAGCAACATCTGTTTATTTAGTAGATAGAGTAGTACCAATGTTACCAGAAATGTTATCTAACGGAGTTTGTTCTTTAAGACCAAATGAAGAAAAATTAACGTTTTCTGCTGTTTTTGAATTGAATGAAAAAGCACAAATAGTAGGCGAGTGGTTTGGTAGAACCGTAACGTATTCAGACCAACGTTTTGCGTACGAAGAAGCACAATCTATTATAGAAAATGTAAAATTATCTGACGATGTACAGCCATACGTTATGCCGGTAGATATTTCTATTATAGATAAAGAATATACAGTAACTCCAGAAATTGTAGAAGCTACTTTAAAATTAGATGAATTGGCTAAAATTCTTCGTAAAAAAAGAATGAAACAAGGTGCAATTTCTTTTGATAGAGTAGAAGTAAAGTTTAATTTAGATGAAGAAGCAAACCCAGTAGGTGTTTTCTTTAAAGAATCTAAAGATGCTAATAAATTAATTGAAGAATTTATGTTATTAGCAAACAGAAAAGTAGCAGAATTTATTGGTTTTTCTAAAGGAAAAGCAACCAATAAAACTTTTATTTACAGAGTGCATGATGAGCCAGATGTAGAAAAGTTAGCTTCTTTAGAAAACATGGTTCGTAAATTTGGTTACAAAATTAATACAGATACCAAAAAAGCTACTTCAGACTCTTTAAATCAGTTATTAAGTGATGTACATGGTAAGGCAGAATCTAATATGATAGAAACTTTAACCATTAGAACAATGTCTAAAGCGGTGTATACCACTAAAAATATTGGTCATTACGGATTGGCTTTTGATTATTACAGTCATTTTACATCACCAATTAGACGTTATCCAGATGTAATGACACATAGATTGCTTCAACACTATTTAGATGGCGGAGACACGCCAAAAGCAGATAAGTATGAAGAAAAGTGTAAACATTCATCAAATAGAGAAGAATTAGCCTCTAAAGCAGAAAGATCATCTATTAAGTATATGCAAGTAAAATACATGCAAGATCATAAAGATGAAGAGTTTGATGGTGTAATAACTGGTGTTACAGAATGGGGAATTTATGTAGAAATTACTTCTAATAAATGCGAAGGTATGGTTAGAATTAAAGATATAAAAAGTGATCATTATATTTTTGATGAAAAACAATATGCCATTGTAGGTCAATCTACCAAAAAAATGTACCAGTTAGGAGATGATGTTAAAGTAAGAGTAAAACATACCGATTTAGAAAGAAAACATTTAGATTTTGCTTTAATAGAAAAATAA
- a CDS encoding DUF4175 family protein yields MALLIYIEEKLHQFTRKYYTSELIKGGILFISLGFLYFFFTVFIEYFLWLKPTARTILFWLFLGVELFLLIRFILMPIFKLIGLRKGISDEESSKIIGSHFPEVQDKLLNILQLKKNTNQTDLLLASINQKSEELQPIPFVKAVDFTKNKKYLKYAIVPILIWLITLFTGSNDKISQSFNRVVNHNTVYNPPAPFLFLIKNSDLKVIQGKSISILVETQGKVVPSEVQIHFENQQYFLENNKNGTFSYTFSDVQKPIDFFIEGNGVQSQEYTIEVIQTPTINTISLDINYPRYLKKKNETVKNSGNIIVPEGTTITWKVSTNKTDSVAFINNDKRTLFDLISDNHFEYSKNIQNPLNYQIASSNKNLKDFENLQFSVDVIKDEFPIISIQSNIDSIVNSTPLFAGKISDDYGLKKLQLVYYDNQQPDNLKTFDLPITNQNIQTFFYNFPDGLHIDEGINYELFFQVFDNDAVNGSKKTKSSVFKYRQKTEDEVGEEILENQKNTINNLENSIQKQKKQQKDLEKVQEDLQGKKKINWNDKKKIEKFVERQNNYNKMMQRQTEKLQENLSDKKEENENLQNKKEELTKRIEELKKLDKQQKLLDEIQKMAEKLNKDDLLKKAKELSQQNKQQERSLERILELTKRFYVEQKTMQIANKIEKLSKKQEDLSNKKEDSIEHQKEVKNEFDEIKKELEELNKDNKKLKEPMELPDVEDEKEDIDSELKKSEENLSKDKSSDAKQSQKKSSKKMKEMSAKMQKAMMEMEGESMEENMDDLRKILENLITFSFKQESLMEKFDAISTSHPDFGKDLKKQNELKTYFEHIDDSLYVLSMRLPKISAKIKDDLSTAHYNLEQSLEHFSENMFSNGISNQRYVMTSVNNLADYLSNILSSMQNSMSMKMGKGKKGKSKGFSLPDLIKKQGDLSEKMKNGMKKGSKPGDKKGDGKEGEKGDKPGEKGKSGKQGKGGESGENGKNGKNGKGGKGSSNDDLDGEIYEIYKQQSLLRNELQNQIQLSEGANNTVNPEARKALKKMEDLENEILENGFNKNTLQKMQQLNYELLKLDKAALEQGEDTKRKSSASLKRLEKRNIQAIKFKKQFYNQTEILNRQSLPLQPTYKNKVRTYFSDTKKE; encoded by the coding sequence ATGGCGTTACTTATATACATTGAGGAAAAGTTACATCAATTTACGCGTAAATATTACACGAGTGAATTGATTAAAGGAGGTATTTTATTTATTTCTTTAGGATTTCTATATTTTTTTTTCACGGTATTTATAGAATATTTTCTGTGGTTAAAACCCACTGCAAGAACCATTTTATTTTGGCTTTTTTTAGGAGTTGAATTATTTTTGTTAATTCGATTTATTTTGATGCCAATTTTTAAATTAATTGGTTTAAGAAAAGGAATTTCTGATGAAGAATCTTCAAAAATTATAGGAAGTCATTTTCCTGAAGTTCAAGATAAATTATTAAATATTTTACAGTTAAAAAAAAATACTAATCAAACTGATTTATTATTGGCAAGTATCAATCAAAAATCAGAAGAATTACAACCTATTCCGTTTGTAAAAGCAGTTGATTTTACAAAAAATAAAAAATATTTAAAATATGCTATAGTTCCTATTTTAATTTGGTTAATCACTTTATTTACAGGTAGTAATGATAAAATATCACAAAGTTTTAATCGAGTTGTAAATCATAATACTGTTTATAATCCGCCTGCACCTTTTTTATTTTTAATAAAAAATTCAGACTTAAAAGTAATTCAAGGAAAATCTATTTCTATTTTGGTTGAGACCCAAGGAAAAGTAGTACCAAGTGAAGTACAAATCCATTTTGAAAATCAGCAATATTTTTTAGAAAATAATAAAAATGGAACCTTTTCTTATACTTTTTCTGATGTTCAAAAACCTATTGATTTTTTTATAGAAGGCAATGGTGTTCAATCTCAAGAATATACAATAGAAGTTATACAAACACCAACTATAAACACCATTTCTTTAGATATTAATTATCCTAGATATCTTAAAAAGAAAAATGAAACCGTAAAAAATTCTGGAAATATTATTGTTCCCGAAGGTACTACCATTACTTGGAAGGTTAGTACAAATAAAACCGATTCTGTAGCTTTTATTAACAATGATAAAAGAACTTTATTTGATTTGATTTCTGATAATCATTTTGAATATTCAAAAAATATTCAAAACCCGCTTAATTATCAAATTGCATCCTCGAACAAAAATTTAAAAGATTTTGAAAATTTACAGTTTTCTGTGGATGTAATAAAAGATGAGTTTCCTATTATTTCCATTCAATCTAATATTGATAGTATTGTTAATAGTACACCTTTATTTGCTGGTAAAATTTCTGATGATTATGGGTTAAAAAAATTGCAGCTTGTTTATTATGATAATCAACAACCAGACAATCTAAAAACTTTTGATTTACCGATTACCAATCAAAACATTCAAACTTTTTTTTATAATTTTCCTGATGGTTTACATATTGATGAAGGAATCAATTATGAGTTGTTTTTTCAGGTATTTGATAATGATGCTGTAAATGGTAGTAAAAAAACCAAAAGTTCGGTTTTTAAATATCGACAAAAAACAGAAGATGAAGTAGGAGAGGAGATATTGGAAAATCAAAAAAATACGATTAACAATCTTGAGAATTCCATTCAGAAACAAAAAAAGCAACAGAAAGATTTAGAAAAAGTACAAGAAGATTTACAAGGTAAAAAGAAGATTAATTGGAATGATAAAAAGAAGATTGAAAAGTTTGTAGAACGTCAGAATAATTATAATAAAATGATGCAACGTCAAACTGAAAAGTTACAAGAGAATTTATCAGATAAAAAGGAAGAGAATGAAAATCTTCAGAATAAAAAAGAGGAATTAACTAAACGTATAGAGGAATTAAAAAAATTAGATAAACAACAAAAGTTGTTAGATGAAATTCAGAAAATGGCAGAGAAGCTTAACAAAGATGATTTGTTAAAAAAGGCTAAAGAATTATCTCAACAAAATAAACAACAAGAAAGAAGTTTAGAGCGAATTTTAGAATTAACTAAACGATTTTATGTGGAGCAAAAGACAATGCAAATTGCTAATAAAATAGAAAAGTTGTCAAAAAAACAAGAGGATTTATCTAATAAAAAAGAAGATTCAATAGAACATCAAAAGGAAGTGAAAAATGAGTTTGATGAAATTAAAAAAGAATTAGAAGAGTTAAATAAGGATAATAAAAAATTAAAAGAGCCAATGGAACTTCCGGATGTGGAAGATGAAAAAGAAGATATTGATTCCGAATTAAAAAAATCTGAAGAGAATTTATCTAAAGATAAAAGTAGTGATGCAAAACAAAGCCAGAAGAAGTCATCTAAAAAAATGAAAGAGATGAGTGCTAAAATGCAAAAAGCTATGATGGAAATGGAAGGTGAATCTATGGAAGAAAATATGGATGATTTGCGAAAAATTTTAGAAAACCTAATTACTTTTTCTTTTAAACAAGAATCTTTAATGGAGAAGTTTGATGCCATTTCTACATCACATCCAGATTTTGGTAAAGACTTAAAAAAGCAAAATGAACTTAAAACGTATTTTGAACACATAGATGATAGTTTATATGTGTTGTCTATGAGGTTGCCTAAAATTTCAGCAAAAATTAAAGATGATTTATCAACGGCACATTATAATTTAGAACAATCCTTAGAGCATTTTTCTGAAAATATGTTCTCAAATGGAATATCTAATCAACGTTATGTTATGACTTCAGTGAATAATTTAGCAGATTATTTAAGTAACATTTTAAGTAGTATGCAAAATTCTATGTCCATGAAAATGGGGAAAGGAAAGAAAGGAAAAAGCAAAGGTTTTAGTTTACCAGATTTAATAAAGAAACAAGGTGATTTATCTGAAAAGATGAAAAACGGAATGAAGAAAGGAAGTAAACCTGGTGATAAAAAAGGAGATGGTAAAGAAGGAGAAAAAGGAGATAAACCTGGTGAAAAAGGTAAAAGTGGTAAACAAGGTAAAGGAGGAGAATCTGGTGAAAATGGAAAGAACGGAAAGAATGGAAAAGGTGGTAAAGGAAGTTCTAATGATGATTTAGATGGTGAAATATATGAGATTTATAAACAACAAAGTTTATTAAGAAATGAACTTCAAAACCAAATACAATTATCTGAAGGAGCTAATAATACTGTTAACCCAGAAGCAAGAAAAGCTTTAAAAAAGATGGAGGATTTAGAAAATGAAATTTTAGAGAACGGTTTTAATAAGAATACGCTTCAAAAAATGCAACAATTAAATTACGAATTATTAAAGCTAGATAAGGCTGCTTTAGAGCAAGGAGAGGATACAAAAAGGAAATCTAGTGCTAGTTTAAAACGATTAGAAAAAAGAAATATCCAAGCTATTAAATTTAAGAAGCAGTTTTATAATCAAACAGAGATATTAAACAGACAATCATTACCTTTGCAACCAACTTATAAAAACAAAGTTAGAACATATTTTTCTGACACAAAGAAAGAGTAG
- a CDS encoding LytTR family DNA-binding domain-containing protein — translation MKKIIKWLSMPYYFNPTIKFKIKISFFHGLFLFLFLYLFKPFYLNQFEVIILEYTLSIGIIACLATFIVLYIPALIFKEYFNEDNWTIGRNLLLMVVGVTSVSILLWYITLIYSEAHQLTKISLLEFLFYTLLVSLIPLIYFIFLNEKKIRIRREKKVFEIKEIKKEKEISILKELAKEISIYSDNGKENITFLIDNLVYVTSQGNYASFFLINKNNELKEKILRVTLTKIATELKEYSNIIRCHKSYIVNINFITDISGNARGYLLESDFTYTSIPVSRSFSRQSLLKLMR, via the coding sequence ATGAAAAAAATTATTAAATGGCTTTCAATGCCTTATTATTTTAATCCTACAATAAAATTTAAAATTAAAATAAGTTTTTTTCATGGGTTATTTTTATTCCTTTTTTTATATTTATTTAAACCTTTTTATTTAAATCAATTTGAAGTAATTATTTTAGAATATACTCTAAGTATAGGTATAATTGCATGTTTAGCTACTTTTATTGTTCTATATATACCTGCACTTATTTTTAAAGAATATTTTAATGAAGATAATTGGACCATTGGTAGAAATCTACTTTTAATGGTTGTAGGGGTTACATCAGTTAGTATACTTTTATGGTATATTACTCTAATATACTCCGAAGCTCATCAACTAACAAAAATTAGTCTTTTAGAGTTTCTTTTTTATACACTTTTAGTAAGTTTAATTCCTTTAATCTATTTTATATTTTTAAATGAAAAAAAGATAAGAATTAGAAGAGAAAAGAAAGTTTTTGAAATTAAAGAAATTAAGAAAGAAAAAGAAATTAGTATTTTAAAAGAACTAGCTAAAGAAATTAGCATCTACTCTGATAATGGAAAAGAAAATATTACTTTCCTTATAGATAATTTAGTTTATGTAACTTCTCAAGGAAATTATGCAAGTTTCTTTTTAATAAATAAAAATAACGAGTTAAAAGAAAAAATATTAAGAGTTACTTTAACAAAAATAGCAACTGAGTTAAAAGAGTATTCTAATATTATTAGATGTCATAAAAGTTATATTGTAAATATTAATTTTATAACGGATATTTCTGGAAATGCTAGAGGTTATTTATTAGAATCAGATTTTACTTATACAAGTATTCCGGTATCAAGAAGTTTTTCTAGACAATCTTTACTAAAATTAATGCGTTAA
- a CDS encoding SPFH domain-containing protein has product MLPTSIIIPIVIIALILFSSFFMVKQQTAAIIERFGKFHSIKQSGLKLKIPFVDKIAGKLSLKIQQLDVIIETKTLDDVFVKLKVSVQYKVITEKVYDAFYKLDYPHDQITSYVFDVVRAEVPKMKLDDVFVKKNDIAIAVKTELNDAMLDYGFDIIRTLVTDIDPDAQVKIAMNRINAADREKTAAQYEGDAQRILIVEKAKAEAESKRLQGQGIADQRREIARGLEESVDVLNRVGINSQEASALIVVTQHYDTLQSIGSETNSNLILLPNSPQAGSQMLNDMVASFTASNQIGEAMKNQKPKKLDK; this is encoded by the coding sequence ATGTTACCAACTTCTATTATTATCCCTATTGTTATAATTGCACTTATCTTGTTTTCATCATTTTTTATGGTGAAGCAACAAACTGCTGCTATTATTGAACGTTTTGGAAAATTTCATAGCATTAAACAATCTGGACTTAAATTAAAGATTCCTTTTGTTGATAAAATTGCTGGAAAATTGAGTTTAAAAATTCAACAGTTAGATGTAATTATAGAAACAAAAACTTTGGATGATGTTTTTGTAAAACTAAAAGTTTCTGTACAATATAAAGTAATCACAGAAAAAGTATATGATGCATTTTATAAATTAGATTATCCTCATGATCAAATAACAAGTTATGTATTTGATGTAGTAAGAGCAGAAGTACCTAAAATGAAATTAGATGATGTTTTTGTGAAAAAGAATGACATAGCAATTGCTGTAAAAACAGAATTAAATGATGCCATGTTAGATTATGGTTTTGATATTATTAGAACCTTAGTAACCGATATAGATCCAGATGCCCAGGTTAAAATAGCAATGAATAGAATTAATGCTGCAGATAGAGAAAAAACTGCCGCACAATATGAAGGAGATGCACAACGTATTTTAATTGTAGAAAAAGCGAAGGCAGAAGCAGAAAGCAAACGTTTACAAGGACAAGGTATTGCAGACCAAAGACGTGAAATTGCACGTGGTTTAGAAGAGTCTGTAGACGTTTTAAATAGAGTTGGTATAAACAGCCAAGAAGCATCTGCATTAATTGTTGTAACACAACATTATGATACTTTACAATCTATTGGTAGCGAAACTAATAGTAATTTAATACTATTACCAAATTCGCCACAAGCTGGTAGCCAAATGTTAAACGATATGGTTGCTAGTTTTACAGCAAGTAACCAAATTGGTGAAGCTATGAAAAATCAAAAACCTAAAAAATTAGATAAATAA
- the gltX gene encoding glutamate--tRNA ligase — translation MESNVRVRFAPSPTGPLHIGGVRTALYNYLFAKKYNGTFVLRIEDTDQTRYVANAEQYIIDALEWCNIPFDEGPGKNEKFGPYRQSERKELYKEYADKLIETSWAYYCFDSSEALDAERKAHEAEGKTFIYNWHNRAGGTLVNSLVLTDDEVQNRINSGENYVIRFKTPQDELLRMEDEIRGNIRIDTNTLDDKILFKGDGMPTYHLANIVDDHLMEITHVIRGEEWLPSMPLHVLLYKAFGWDAPKFAHLPLILKPVGKGKLSKRDGDKLGFPVFPLEYTNDVTGDVSRGYKEDGYFSDAFINMLAFLGWNPGTEQELFNLEGLIEAFELKRVSKSGAKFNPDKAKWFNQQYMQTKSDESLTELFLPILSEKGITKDKEFVLKVVASIKERAIFVHDFWDLSSFFFETPTEYDAKASKKNWKEGTAELMQELITQISSIEDFTSENTEKEIKEWISAKEIGFGKVMQPLRLSLVGKLAGPHLFDIIAMIGKEETIKRLENAIEKL, via the coding sequence ATGGAATCTAATGTACGTGTTCGTTTTGCACCAAGTCCTACAGGACCTTTGCATATTGGTGGTGTAAGAACAGCTTTATATAATTATTTATTTGCAAAAAAATATAACGGAACTTTTGTACTTCGTATAGAAGACACAGACCAAACACGTTATGTTGCAAATGCAGAACAATATATTATAGACGCTTTAGAATGGTGTAATATTCCTTTTGATGAAGGCCCAGGAAAGAACGAAAAATTTGGTCCTTACAGACAATCAGAACGTAAAGAATTGTACAAAGAATATGCAGATAAACTAATTGAAACTAGTTGGGCATATTACTGTTTTGATTCTTCTGAAGCTTTAGATGCAGAAAGAAAAGCACATGAAGCAGAAGGTAAAACCTTTATCTATAACTGGCATAACAGAGCAGGCGGAACTTTAGTAAACTCTTTAGTTTTAACTGATGATGAAGTACAAAACAGAATAAATTCTGGCGAAAATTATGTAATCCGTTTTAAAACGCCTCAAGATGAGCTTTTAAGAATGGAAGATGAAATTCGTGGAAATATTAGAATTGATACCAATACTTTAGATGATAAAATTTTATTTAAAGGAGATGGAATGCCAACCTATCATTTAGCAAATATTGTAGATGATCATTTAATGGAAATTACGCACGTTATTCGTGGAGAAGAATGGTTACCTTCTATGCCATTACACGTTTTATTATACAAAGCTTTTGGTTGGGATGCTCCTAAATTTGCACATTTACCATTAATTTTAAAACCAGTTGGTAAAGGAAAATTAAGCAAACGAGATGGAGATAAATTAGGTTTCCCAGTATTTCCTTTAGAATATACAAATGATGTTACAGGTGATGTTTCACGTGGATATAAAGAAGATGGATACTTTTCTGATGCTTTTATAAACATGTTGGCTTTCTTAGGATGGAATCCTGGAACAGAACAAGAATTATTTAATTTAGAAGGTTTAATTGAAGCTTTTGAATTAAAACGCGTTAGTAAATCTGGTGCAAAATTTAACCCAGATAAAGCAAAGTGGTTCAATCAACAATATATGCAAACGAAGTCTGATGAATCGTTGACTGAGTTGTTCTTGCCTATTTTATCAGAAAAAGGGATTACTAAAGACAAAGAATTTGTTTTAAAAGTAGTTGCATCTATTAAAGAAAGAGCAATTTTTGTACATGATTTTTGGGATTTATCTAGTTTCTTTTTCGAAACTCCAACAGAATATGATGCAAAAGCATCGAAGAAAAACTGGAAAGAAGGAACTGCAGAACTAATGCAAGAATTAATTACTCAAATTTCATCAATCGAAGATTTTACATCAGAAAATACAGAGAAAGAAATTAAAGAATGGATTTCTGCTAAAGAAATTGGCTTTGGTAAAGTAATGCAACCTTTAAGATTGTCTTTAGTTGGTAAATTAGCAGGACCACATTTGTTTGATATTATTGCAATGATTGGTAAAGAAGAAACTATTAAAAGATTAGAAAACGCAATCGAAAAACTATAA
- the tatA gene encoding twin-arginine translocase TatA/TatE family subunit gives MYSLSTNFVFIGGPQLIIIVVVVLLLFGGKKIPELMKGLGSGIKEFKNAAKEESEDKIEEKK, from the coding sequence ATGTATAGTTTATCAACAAATTTTGTATTTATTGGTGGTCCTCAATTAATAATTATTGTAGTAGTGGTTTTACTTTTATTTGGTGGAAAAAAGATTCCAGAATTAATGAAAGGTTTAGGAAGTGGAATTAAAGAGTTTAAAAACGCTGCTAAAGAAGAATCAGAAGATAAAATAGAAGAGAAGAAGTAA